From one Microbacterium sp. 10M-3C3 genomic stretch:
- a CDS encoding acyl-CoA dehydrogenase family protein, translated as MRTDTLTHGLSAEETELAGMVRAFADEVVAPRSYEADRSATLPLDVVRQMGDLGLFGLPFPEDVGGQGGDYTALCLAIEALGRVDQSIAITLEAGVSLGAMPVFRFGTDAQRAELLPDLLAGRALAGFGLTEPEAGSDAGATRTTARLDGGEWVIDGAKQFITNSGTEISRFVTVTAVTGRHPDGRPEISAIIVPHGTPGFVVGPGYDKVGWHASDTHPLAFSEARVPEANLLGERGRGYANFLHILDEGRVAIAALATGAAEGCLEAAVDYARSRTVFGERLSSRQSIQFLLARMRARVHTSRLAWLHAARLRDAGQPFKEEAAIAKLVSGEAAMDNARDATQVFGGNGFMNEYPVARHYRDSKILEIGEGTTEVQLLVISRALGLDR; from the coding sequence ATGCGAACTGACACCCTCACCCACGGACTGAGCGCCGAGGAGACCGAGCTGGCGGGCATGGTGCGCGCCTTCGCCGACGAGGTCGTGGCGCCGCGCTCGTACGAGGCCGACCGGAGCGCGACGCTGCCGCTGGACGTCGTGCGGCAGATGGGGGACCTCGGCCTGTTCGGACTGCCCTTCCCGGAGGACGTCGGCGGCCAGGGCGGCGACTACACCGCACTGTGTCTCGCGATCGAGGCGCTGGGCCGCGTCGACCAGTCCATCGCGATCACGCTCGAAGCCGGCGTGAGCCTCGGCGCGATGCCGGTCTTCCGCTTCGGCACCGACGCCCAGCGCGCCGAGCTCCTGCCCGACCTCCTGGCCGGGCGCGCCCTGGCCGGGTTCGGCCTGACCGAGCCGGAGGCCGGGAGCGACGCCGGCGCGACCCGCACGACGGCGCGGCTGGACGGGGGCGAATGGGTGATCGACGGGGCCAAGCAGTTCATCACGAACTCCGGCACCGAGATCAGCCGCTTCGTGACCGTCACGGCGGTCACCGGCCGCCACCCCGACGGCCGGCCGGAGATCTCCGCGATCATCGTGCCGCACGGCACGCCGGGGTTCGTCGTCGGCCCCGGGTACGACAAGGTCGGCTGGCACGCGTCCGACACCCACCCGCTGGCGTTCTCCGAGGCGCGCGTGCCCGAGGCGAACCTGCTCGGCGAGCGCGGGCGCGGCTACGCCAACTTCCTTCACATCCTCGACGAGGGTCGCGTCGCGATCGCCGCGCTCGCGACGGGCGCCGCGGAGGGATGCTTGGAGGCGGCCGTCGACTACGCCCGTTCGCGCACGGTGTTCGGCGAGCGGCTGTCGTCGCGCCAGAGCATCCAGTTCCTCCTCGCACGCATGCGCGCGCGCGTCCACACGTCCCGCTTGGCGTGGCTGCACGCCGCGCGTCTGCGCGACGCGGGACAGCCGTTCAAGGAGGAGGCGGCGATCGCCAAGCTCGTGTCGGGGGAGGCGGCGATGGACAACGCCCGCGATGCGACGCAGGTGTTCGGCGGCAACGGCTTCATGAACGAGTACCCCGTCGCCCGTCATTACCGCGACTCGAAGATCCTCGAGATCGGCGAGGGCACGACGGAGGTGCAGCTGCTCGTCATCTCCCGTGCGCTCGGACTCGACCGCTAG
- a CDS encoding MaoC family dehydratase gives MTAIVQRGLYADEIEVGARYLHRPGRTATEADNVLFTTLTMNTQALHLDAAFAATQPFGRPLVNSMWTLATMVGSSVAQLTQGTLVAQLGLEEVAFPAPLFTGDTLYTETEILSVRESASRPGQGIVRMRHTGRTQEGTVVATATRTVLMWRSDAADGPHAGERA, from the coding sequence ATGACCGCCATCGTCCAGCGCGGGCTGTACGCCGACGAGATCGAGGTCGGCGCCCGCTATCTCCACCGGCCGGGGCGCACCGCCACCGAGGCCGACAACGTGCTGTTCACGACGCTCACGATGAACACGCAGGCCCTGCACCTGGACGCGGCGTTCGCGGCGACGCAGCCCTTCGGGCGGCCGCTCGTGAACTCGATGTGGACGCTCGCGACGATGGTCGGATCCTCCGTCGCCCAGCTCACCCAGGGCACGCTCGTCGCGCAGCTCGGTCTCGAGGAGGTCGCCTTCCCCGCGCCGCTGTTCACCGGCGACACGCTGTACACCGAGACCGAGATCCTCTCGGTGCGCGAGTCCGCGTCTCGGCCGGGCCAGGGGATCGTGCGCATGCGCCACACCGGGCGCACGCAGGAGGGCACGGTGGTGGCGACCGCCACGCGCACCGTGCTGATGTGGCGCTCGGATGCGGCGGACGGACCGCACGCGGGGGAACGGGCGTGA
- a CDS encoding CoA ester lyase, with the protein MSGFGLGPALLFCPADRPERFAKAAARADAVILDLEDAVAPADKTAARGAVIEAELDPARTIVRVSAPGTDAFVADMATLSQTDFRTIMVAKSESAAALGAIDERFALVALCETAAGVAAAAEIAASERVVALMWGAEDLVASLGGTSSRRADGAYRDIARYARSGVLLAAGAHGKAAIDAVHLDIADTAGLAAEAEDAVASGFAATACIHPSQVEVIRDAYRPSPDERAWAESVLAAAEGERGVFRFAGRMVDEPVLAHARRVLARA; encoded by the coding sequence GTGAGCGGCTTCGGTCTCGGCCCCGCACTGCTGTTCTGCCCCGCCGACCGCCCCGAGCGCTTCGCGAAGGCGGCCGCTCGCGCGGATGCCGTGATCCTCGATCTCGAGGATGCCGTCGCGCCCGCCGACAAGACCGCGGCGCGCGGGGCGGTGATCGAGGCCGAGCTCGACCCCGCCCGCACGATCGTCCGCGTCTCGGCGCCGGGGACCGACGCGTTCGTGGCCGACATGGCGACGCTGTCGCAGACCGATTTCCGCACGATCATGGTCGCGAAGTCCGAGTCGGCCGCGGCGCTCGGCGCGATCGACGAGCGGTTCGCGCTCGTCGCGCTGTGCGAGACGGCCGCGGGGGTCGCCGCGGCCGCGGAGATCGCCGCATCCGAGCGCGTCGTCGCGCTCATGTGGGGTGCCGAGGATCTCGTCGCGAGCCTCGGCGGCACATCGTCGCGCCGGGCCGACGGCGCCTATCGCGACATCGCCCGGTACGCGCGGTCGGGCGTGCTGCTGGCGGCCGGCGCGCACGGCAAGGCCGCGATCGACGCCGTGCACCTGGACATCGCCGACACCGCCGGCCTCGCGGCGGAGGCGGAGGACGCGGTCGCGTCGGGGTTCGCGGCGACCGCCTGCATCCACCCGTCACAGGTCGAGGTCATCCGCGACGCCTACCGTCCGTCGCCCGACGAGCGGGCGTGGGCCGAGTCGGTGCTGGCGGCCGCCGAGGGCGAGCGCGGCGTGTTCCGCTTCGCGGGGCGCATGGTCGACGAGCCGGTGCTCGCTCACGCGCGTCGCGTGCTCGCGCGCGCCTGA
- a CDS encoding histidine phosphatase family protein: protein MTILTLVRHGETDWNRDLRIQGSTDIPLNDTGRAQAREAGERLAADRDPDTPVVVVSSDLSRAAETADIIAAALGTRVRGRYAELRERAYGEAEGLTSAEFHSRFGPWHTAEVPGAEPWPAARERALQALRDAIADARAATGADPDVIAVAHGALIRQVLRAASDEQVPLDGERLPNGSAHLLRVDGDRFEVLSYVGSAV from the coding sequence GTGACGATCCTGACCCTCGTGCGCCACGGCGAGACCGACTGGAATCGCGACCTGCGCATCCAGGGCTCGACGGACATCCCCCTCAACGACACCGGGCGCGCGCAGGCGCGGGAGGCCGGGGAGCGCCTCGCCGCCGACCGCGATCCCGACACGCCGGTCGTGGTCGTCTCGAGTGACCTCTCGCGCGCGGCCGAGACCGCCGACATCATCGCGGCGGCCCTCGGCACGCGCGTGCGGGGGCGCTACGCGGAGCTGCGCGAACGGGCGTACGGCGAGGCGGAGGGTCTGACCTCGGCCGAGTTCCACTCCCGCTTCGGTCCGTGGCATACCGCCGAGGTGCCCGGCGCCGAGCCGTGGCCGGCGGCGCGCGAGCGCGCCCTCCAGGCGCTGCGCGACGCCATCGCCGACGCGCGCGCGGCGACCGGCGCTGATCCGGATGTCATCGCCGTGGCCCATGGCGCCCTCATCCGGCAGGTGCTCCGCGCCGCGAGCGACGAGCAGGTGCCCCTCGACGGCGAGCGGCTGCCGAACGGCTCGGCCCATCTGCTGCGCGTCGACGGCGACCGCTTCGAGGTGCTGTCGTACGTCGGCTCGGCCGTCTGA
- a CDS encoding Sir2 family NAD-dependent protein deacetylase — MSLGFASDAEVTASIGRAIDALAGRRVAILTGAGVSTDSGIPDYRGEGAPVRTPMTFQQFLASEDARRRYWVGSHLGWRTFAAAEPNAGHAAIAALERAGISGGVVTQNVDGLHIRAGSSRVVELHGTMRRVVCLHCGQVFDRRDLAARVEAENPWLQTPDEVPLGPDGDVAPASVSGFRIPACTVCGGTLKPDVVFFGEFVPVERFREAEQLVHASEALVVAGSSLVVNSGIRLVERARRRRLPVVIVNRGQTRADARATVKIDAGTSDVLAEFARALPALMPV, encoded by the coding sequence GTGTCGCTCGGGTTCGCTTCGGATGCGGAGGTCACCGCGTCGATCGGGCGCGCGATCGACGCCCTCGCCGGTCGGCGCGTGGCGATCCTCACGGGCGCGGGCGTCTCGACCGACTCGGGCATCCCCGACTACCGCGGCGAGGGCGCGCCGGTGCGCACGCCCATGACCTTCCAGCAGTTCCTCGCGAGCGAGGACGCGCGACGCCGCTACTGGGTGGGGAGCCACCTCGGCTGGCGCACGTTCGCCGCCGCGGAGCCCAACGCCGGTCACGCCGCGATCGCGGCCCTCGAGCGCGCGGGTATCTCCGGCGGCGTCGTCACGCAGAACGTCGACGGGCTCCACATCCGCGCCGGCAGCTCGCGCGTCGTCGAGCTGCACGGCACGATGCGCCGCGTCGTGTGCCTGCACTGCGGCCAGGTCTTCGACCGCCGCGACCTCGCGGCGCGCGTCGAGGCCGAGAACCCGTGGCTGCAGACGCCGGACGAGGTCCCGCTCGGCCCCGACGGCGATGTCGCGCCCGCCAGCGTCTCGGGCTTCCGCATCCCGGCGTGCACCGTGTGCGGGGGCACCCTCAAACCGGACGTGGTGTTCTTCGGCGAGTTCGTGCCCGTCGAGCGGTTCCGCGAGGCCGAGCAGCTCGTGCACGCGAGCGAGGCGCTCGTCGTCGCCGGATCCTCGCTCGTGGTCAACTCCGGCATCCGGCTCGTCGAGCGCGCCCGCCGGCGGCGCCTCCCGGTCGTGATCGTCAACCGCGGCCAGACCCGGGCGGATGCCCGCGCCACGGTCAAGATCGACGCAGGCACGAGCGACGTGCTGGCGGAGTTCGCGCGGGCCCTGCCCGCGCTCATGCCCGTGTGA
- a CDS encoding RNA methyltransferase produces MPVIAVADAADPRLADYRDLTDVALRRVTEPAEGLYIAESAKVLARALAAGHVPRSLLVQEKWLDDAVALVPADVPVYVVAEEVAAGLTGYVVHRGLLAAMHRPVLRPVAEVVAGARLVVVLEDIVDHTNVGAAFRSAAGLGADAVLVTPRCADPLYRRSVRVSMGTVFQVPWARLPEWPEAGDALHDAGLHIAALALADDAVPLGEFAATRPERVALLLGAEGDGLSRRALVAADTIVTIPMAGGVDSLNVAAASAVAVWSLAR; encoded by the coding sequence ATGCCCGTGATCGCCGTCGCCGACGCCGCCGACCCGCGCCTGGCCGACTACCGGGATCTCACCGACGTCGCCCTGCGCCGCGTGACCGAGCCCGCCGAGGGGCTCTACATCGCCGAGTCGGCGAAGGTGCTCGCCCGCGCCCTGGCCGCCGGGCACGTGCCACGGTCGCTGCTCGTGCAGGAGAAGTGGCTCGACGACGCGGTCGCGCTCGTCCCGGCCGACGTGCCGGTCTATGTCGTCGCGGAGGAGGTCGCCGCGGGGCTGACCGGCTACGTCGTGCACCGCGGCCTTCTCGCCGCCATGCACCGCCCGGTGCTGCGCCCGGTCGCGGAGGTCGTCGCGGGGGCGCGCCTCGTCGTCGTGCTCGAGGACATCGTGGACCACACGAACGTGGGCGCGGCGTTCCGCAGCGCCGCGGGGCTCGGCGCCGACGCCGTCCTCGTCACCCCGCGCTGCGCCGACCCGCTCTACCGCCGGAGCGTCCGCGTGAGCATGGGCACGGTGTTCCAGGTGCCGTGGGCGCGGCTGCCGGAGTGGCCCGAGGCCGGAGACGCGCTGCATGACGCCGGTCTGCACATCGCGGCCCTCGCCCTCGCCGACGACGCGGTGCCGCTCGGGGAGTTCGCCGCCACGCGCCCCGAGCGCGTCGCGCTGCTCCTCGGCGCCGAGGGCGACGGGCTCAGCCGTCGGGCTCTCGTGGCCGCCGACACGATCGTGACGATCCCGATGGCCGGCGGCGTGGACTCGCTCAACGTCGCCGCCGCATCCGCCGTCGCGGTGTGGTCGCTCGCGCGCTGA